A portion of the Labilithrix sp. genome contains these proteins:
- a CDS encoding thioredoxin family protein, with translation MTTARVLALLLAAAACGKSPRVGPAVAWHTLDEAEALAKTEKKPLLLHFQPTGAPDDRAFDTLPVREALADFIAVRVVTNREESAYRGYDWRFGAPRTSTTSTTMALGTFADVPHAARYASPNELYRTESLPPPRELAAKLREAKRHHDARLARAEARRARALAKTPRPRIDWVRDDVDRPLARARREQRPVLVFVGAEWDKGSKELEESFADPEVAMIVADTFIAVALDISDDEKPTVNRWCRELAIKGTPTILTLASDGTRTREWNTYMPADVLAGNLAE, from the coding sequence ATGACGACCGCGCGCGTCCTCGCGCTCCTCCTCGCCGCCGCCGCGTGCGGGAAGAGCCCGCGCGTCGGACCGGCCGTCGCGTGGCACACGCTCGACGAGGCCGAGGCGCTCGCGAAGACGGAGAAGAAGCCCCTCTTGCTCCACTTCCAGCCCACCGGCGCGCCCGACGATCGCGCGTTCGACACGCTCCCGGTCCGCGAGGCGCTCGCCGACTTCATCGCGGTGCGCGTCGTCACGAATCGAGAGGAGAGCGCGTACCGCGGCTACGACTGGCGGTTCGGCGCCCCGCGCACGTCCACCACGTCCACCACGATGGCGCTCGGGACCTTCGCCGACGTCCCGCACGCGGCGCGCTATGCGAGCCCGAACGAGCTGTATCGGACCGAGTCGCTCCCGCCGCCGCGGGAGCTCGCCGCGAAGCTGCGGGAGGCGAAGCGTCACCACGACGCGCGGCTCGCGCGCGCGGAGGCTCGGCGCGCGAGGGCGCTCGCGAAGACGCCGCGGCCCCGGATCGACTGGGTGCGCGACGACGTCGACCGGCCGCTCGCGCGAGCGCGCCGCGAGCAGCGTCCGGTCCTCGTCTTCGTGGGGGCCGAATGGGACAAAGGCTCGAAGGAGCTGGAGGAGAGCTTCGCCGATCCCGAGGTCGCGATGATCGTCGCCGACACGTTCATCGCCGTCGCGCTCGACATCAGCGACGACGAGAAGCCGACCGTGAACCGCTGGTGCCGCGAGCTCGCGATCAAGGGGACCCCCACCATCCTCACCCTCGCATCGGACGGCACGCGCACGCGCGAATGGAACACCTACATGCCGGCCGACGTCCTCGCCGGCAACCTCGCCGAGTAA
- a CDS encoding thioredoxin family protein: MAPLRIVVLLTLLAGCGKQRVAPQIPWEPLDAGEVHARESGKPALVFVCAEWSVACRKLDDQAFTHPAVRAASQRFVTVRVDATDDEDPATAAARRRFDLVGLPTLLALDSLDGARGDLERIHTFVEPAELAARLDAAADRHDEALAAVRARMKAAKPRDDAPAWETDLAAARRDARAANKPLLVVSAHTWTEESMRMEGSTLAHPLVREVLERSFVVVRLEVDQPALAVEDAHGGERQRFPSGIAVETLVPALEQHARERVR; encoded by the coding sequence GTGGCGCCGCTCCGGATCGTCGTGTTGCTCACGCTCCTCGCCGGCTGCGGCAAGCAGCGCGTCGCGCCGCAGATCCCGTGGGAGCCGCTCGACGCCGGTGAGGTCCATGCGAGAGAGAGCGGCAAGCCCGCCCTCGTCTTCGTGTGCGCCGAGTGGAGCGTGGCCTGCAGGAAGCTCGACGACCAAGCGTTCACGCACCCCGCCGTCCGCGCCGCGAGCCAGCGCTTCGTCACCGTGCGCGTCGACGCGACCGACGACGAAGACCCCGCGACCGCGGCCGCGCGCCGACGGTTCGACCTCGTCGGCCTCCCCACCCTCCTCGCGCTCGACTCGCTCGACGGCGCGCGCGGCGACCTCGAGCGCATTCACACCTTCGTCGAGCCCGCGGAGCTCGCGGCGCGGCTCGACGCGGCGGCCGATCGGCATGACGAGGCGCTGGCGGCCGTGCGCGCGCGCATGAAGGCGGCGAAGCCGCGCGACGACGCGCCGGCGTGGGAGACGGACCTCGCCGCCGCGCGCCGCGACGCCCGCGCCGCGAACAAACCGCTCCTCGTCGTCTCCGCGCACACGTGGACGGAGGAGTCGATGCGGATGGAAGGGAGCACGCTCGCCCACCCGCTCGTGCGCGAGGTCCTCGAGCGCTCCTTCGTCGTCGTCCGCCTCGAGGTCGACCAGCCCGCCCTCGCCGTCGAGGACGCGCACGGCGGAGAGCGCCAGCGCTTCCCGAGCGGGATCGCGGTGGAGACGCTGGTGCCCGCGCTCGAGCAGCACGCGCGAGAACGGGTCCGATGA
- a CDS encoding GFA family protein — MSTTRTTSRIATCSCGQLRATCEGEPVRVSVCHCLACQKRTGSAFGAQARWPKDAVRVEGNASQWTRRAESGNAITFRFCGVCGSTVFYELDALPGFTAVALGAFADPSFPPPSFSVYENRKHAWVTLPDGIDRD; from the coding sequence ATGAGCACCACGCGCACCACCTCACGCATCGCGACCTGCAGCTGCGGCCAGCTCCGCGCCACGTGCGAAGGCGAGCCCGTTCGCGTCTCCGTCTGCCATTGCCTCGCGTGTCAGAAGCGGACCGGCAGCGCCTTCGGAGCCCAGGCCCGCTGGCCGAAGGACGCCGTGCGCGTCGAGGGCAACGCGAGCCAGTGGACGCGAAGAGCGGAGAGCGGCAACGCGATCACCTTCCGCTTCTGCGGCGTCTGCGGATCGACCGTGTTCTACGAGCTCGACGCGCTGCCAGGCTTCACCGCCGTGGCGCTCGGCGCGTTCGCCGATCCGTCGTTCCCTCCGCCGAGCTTCTCCGTCTACGAGAACCGCAAACACGCGTGGGTCACGCTCCCGGACGGGATCGACCGCGACTGA
- a CDS encoding ABC transporter ATP-binding protein gives MFRRYGRRLRARPWLAAAALLLPGVGNIFVFYVPPIAVAQVLDTFARKEQPAAAELVAPVVLLFLAWLAGEGLWRLAGWAISVFEAHGIGALYVEAMDELAKKHVGFFQDNFAGSLTKKALGFARRFEDVFDVFSFSIFGQLLPLAFAIAVLWRFSPWLVVVLVVMIAIAFAVARPLLARRHRYVQLREEASNVLAGHVADTIANAEAVRAFARAPEEAAIHERNVRDYMSKVRRSWLYQNNRIDLFISPLYVLTNTFGLVTALALGRSSGIGIKEVFLTFSYFAAATRVMWEFNRIYRNLESSLTDAAQFTELLLEPPAIVDAEAAQPFEPVDSGVRFRAVRFAYGSRAPLFDGFDLRIAPGEKVGLVGRSGGGKTTLTRLLLRFADVQAGAIEIGGQDIAKVPQAQLRELVASVPQDPAMFHRTIAENIRFGRPSATDEEVRRAAELAYAATFIEALPDGYDTLVGERGVKLSGGQRQRIAIARAILKDAPLLVLDEATSALDSESEKHIQQALWALMKDRTAIVIAHRLSTVRRMDRLIVLEAGRVVEEGSHDELLARRGVYAKLWDHQSGGFLPERDERDERDEPDERDDVEVRASA, from the coding sequence GTGTTTCGGCGGTACGGGCGGCGGCTTCGCGCGCGGCCCTGGCTCGCGGCCGCCGCGCTGCTGCTGCCCGGCGTCGGGAACATCTTCGTGTTCTACGTGCCGCCGATCGCGGTCGCGCAGGTGCTCGATACGTTCGCGCGAAAGGAGCAGCCGGCCGCGGCCGAGCTCGTGGCGCCGGTGGTCCTCCTCTTCCTCGCGTGGCTCGCGGGTGAGGGGCTCTGGCGGCTCGCCGGTTGGGCGATCAGCGTCTTCGAGGCCCACGGCATCGGCGCGCTCTACGTCGAGGCGATGGACGAGCTCGCGAAGAAACACGTCGGCTTCTTCCAGGACAACTTCGCCGGCTCGCTGACGAAGAAGGCGCTCGGCTTCGCGCGGCGCTTCGAGGACGTGTTCGACGTCTTCTCGTTCTCGATCTTCGGCCAGCTGCTGCCGCTCGCGTTCGCGATCGCGGTGCTGTGGCGCTTCTCGCCGTGGCTCGTCGTCGTCCTCGTCGTCATGATCGCGATCGCGTTCGCGGTCGCGCGACCCCTCCTCGCCCGCCGCCACCGCTACGTGCAGCTCCGCGAGGAGGCGAGCAACGTCCTCGCCGGCCACGTCGCCGACACGATCGCGAACGCCGAGGCCGTCCGCGCGTTCGCGCGCGCGCCGGAGGAGGCGGCGATCCACGAGCGGAACGTCCGCGACTACATGTCGAAGGTGCGAAGGTCGTGGCTTTATCAGAATAACCGCATCGACCTCTTCATCTCACCCCTCTACGTATTGACCAATACGTTTGGGCTCGTCACCGCGCTCGCGCTCGGTCGCAGCAGCGGGATCGGGATCAAAGAGGTATTCCTCACGTTCAGCTACTTCGCGGCGGCGACGCGCGTGATGTGGGAGTTCAATCGCATTTACCGTAACCTCGAGTCGTCGCTCACCGACGCGGCGCAGTTCACGGAGCTGCTCCTCGAGCCGCCCGCGATCGTCGACGCCGAGGCGGCGCAGCCGTTCGAGCCGGTCGACTCCGGCGTCCGCTTCCGCGCCGTGCGCTTCGCCTACGGCTCACGCGCGCCGCTCTTCGACGGGTTCGACCTCCGCATCGCGCCGGGGGAGAAGGTCGGCCTCGTCGGCCGCTCCGGCGGCGGGAAGACCACGCTCACGCGCCTCCTCTTGCGCTTCGCCGACGTCCAGGCCGGCGCGATCGAGATCGGCGGGCAGGACATCGCGAAGGTCCCGCAGGCCCAGCTCCGCGAGCTCGTCGCGAGCGTCCCGCAGGACCCGGCGATGTTCCACCGCACCATCGCCGAGAACATCCGCTTCGGCCGCCCGAGCGCGACCGACGAGGAGGTCCGCCGCGCCGCGGAGCTCGCGTACGCGGCGACGTTCATCGAGGCGCTGCCGGACGGCTACGACACGCTCGTCGGCGAGCGCGGCGTGAAGCTCTCCGGCGGGCAGCGGCAGCGCATCGCGATCGCGCGCGCGATCCTCAAGGACGCGCCGCTCCTCGTCCTCGACGAGGCGACGAGCGCGCTCGACTCCGAGAGCGAGAAGCACATCCAGCAGGCGCTCTGGGCGCTGATGAAGGACCGCACCGCGATCGTCATCGCGCACCGCCTCTCCACCGTGCGGCGGATGGACCGCCTCATCGTCCTCGAGGCTGGCCGCGTGGTCGAGGAGGGCTCGCACGACGAGCTCCTCGCCCGGCGCGGCGTCTACGCGAAGCTCTGGGATCATCAGTCGGGCGGCTTCCTCCCCGAGCGCGACGAGCGCGACGAGCGCGACGAACCCGACGAGCGCGATGACGTCGAGGTGCGCGCGAGCGCGTGA
- a CDS encoding TIGR02996 domain-containing protein, whose protein sequence is MSAPSFEDALARWRATRHPRFAAIVLAIAAREPARAGEPPLGASGKAVDVAKWNAVEEARDWRDLPRLLALVAAGRSALALERVERLATWDDPRVVTALLELLEDPPFTAGSTRKLWQAVVAALEGSGDVRARDGMASLSLRYKTINDTDLGAWLAGAMSRAAAKMNEPPPLTAADEAQLAEHERALFGEVRAEPAPAPPARDDLFREIVESPDDDAARLVYADAASERGDPRGEFIVLQVERAAGRGTPERADLERRTFGRAELAAWSAPLGVAANTVTFERGFPAAVQLANTGLAQVATAREWGTVRRLTRMEHAPVKALLELLDGEHGRNLRDVGVVKPSLLAKLRTRELPWTHVTTRGDKLAPEHLERLPGLVHLAIDGPGAFTRALFAAAPRLESVCLTAPFEGDGRSVFGAIPTLRRIELRTPGMTRSEPRYLAGVSVRELFVDASLRDAAAWLDAVPTVTALDLDLDDTHWDLLRPLFDARPELATITLARRRGDLVLSRDGTITALLGPRWPRFYDELAAAAPVLASAGFARLVVEPEAPRHQKEGIPEATLAPLRAAWPDLELGERL, encoded by the coding sequence ATGTCCGCACCGAGCTTCGAGGACGCCCTCGCGCGGTGGCGCGCCACGCGGCACCCGCGCTTCGCCGCGATCGTCCTCGCGATCGCGGCGCGGGAGCCTGCGCGCGCCGGCGAGCCGCCGCTCGGCGCGAGCGGCAAGGCGGTCGACGTCGCGAAGTGGAACGCGGTCGAAGAGGCGCGCGACTGGCGCGACCTCCCCCGGCTCCTCGCGCTCGTCGCGGCGGGCAGGTCGGCGCTCGCGCTCGAGCGCGTGGAGCGCCTCGCGACGTGGGACGATCCCCGCGTCGTGACCGCCCTCCTCGAGCTGCTCGAGGACCCGCCGTTCACCGCCGGCAGCACGCGGAAGCTCTGGCAAGCGGTCGTCGCCGCGCTCGAAGGGTCCGGCGACGTGCGCGCCCGCGACGGGATGGCGTCGCTCTCGCTCCGCTACAAGACGATCAACGATACGGACCTCGGCGCCTGGCTCGCCGGCGCGATGAGCCGCGCCGCCGCGAAGATGAACGAGCCGCCGCCGCTCACGGCCGCCGACGAGGCGCAGCTCGCCGAGCACGAGCGCGCCCTCTTCGGCGAGGTGCGCGCGGAGCCGGCGCCCGCGCCCCCGGCGCGAGACGACCTGTTCCGCGAGATCGTCGAGAGCCCCGACGACGACGCGGCGCGGCTCGTGTACGCCGACGCCGCGAGCGAGCGCGGCGATCCGCGCGGCGAATTCATCGTGCTCCAGGTCGAGCGCGCGGCCGGACGCGGCACGCCGGAGCGCGCCGACCTCGAGCGCCGGACCTTCGGCCGCGCGGAGCTCGCGGCGTGGAGCGCGCCGCTCGGCGTCGCCGCGAACACCGTCACCTTCGAGCGCGGGTTCCCTGCCGCGGTGCAGCTCGCGAACACCGGCCTCGCGCAGGTCGCGACCGCGCGCGAGTGGGGCACCGTCCGCCGCCTCACGCGGATGGAGCACGCGCCGGTGAAGGCGCTCCTCGAGCTGCTCGACGGCGAGCACGGGCGGAACCTACGCGACGTCGGCGTCGTGAAGCCGTCGCTCCTCGCGAAGCTCCGGACGCGCGAGCTCCCGTGGACGCACGTGACGACGCGGGGCGACAAGCTCGCGCCCGAGCACCTCGAGCGCCTCCCCGGCCTCGTCCACCTCGCGATCGACGGGCCGGGCGCGTTCACGCGCGCGCTCTTCGCCGCCGCGCCGCGCCTCGAGTCCGTCTGCCTCACCGCGCCGTTCGAGGGCGACGGCCGGAGCGTCTTCGGCGCGATCCCGACGCTCCGCCGGATCGAGCTGCGCACGCCGGGCATGACGCGATCGGAGCCCCGCTACCTCGCGGGCGTGTCGGTCCGCGAGCTCTTCGTCGACGCGAGCCTCCGCGACGCCGCGGCATGGCTCGACGCGGTCCCCACCGTCACCGCGCTCGATCTCGATCTCGACGACACACATTGGGACCTCCTGCGCCCGCTCTTCGACGCGCGCCCCGAGCTCGCGACGATCACGCTCGCGCGTCGCCGCGGCGACCTCGTGCTCTCGCGCGACGGGACGATCACGGCGCTGCTCGGCCCACGCTGGCCTCGCTTCTACGACGAGCTCGCCGCCGCGGCGCCGGTCCTCGCGAGCGCCGGCTTCGCGCGCCTCGTCGTCGAGCCCGAGGCGCCGCGCCACCAGAAGGAGGGGATCCCCGAAGCCACGCTCGCTCCGCTCCGCGCGGCCTGGCCCGATCTCGAGCTCGGCGAGCGACTATAG
- a CDS encoding NAD-dependent protein deacetylase, protein MTEALVSLLRGKRVVALTGAGVSTESGIPDYRSPAALARPRRPIQGPEFVRSAALRRRYWARAMVGWTRFRAAEPNDSHHALATLERSGAVVGLITQNVDRLHHKAGSRKVVELHGALADVVCLECGRTEERDDVQARMRSENPGWIDGPVPLAPDGDAELPDALVERFVPPACHVCGGALKPDVVFFGHNVAKPVVDRAFALLDEAEALLVAGTSLAVFSGYRFLVRAAERGMPIAIVNRGPVRGEERAHAKLDAPAGEALSALAHAIARV, encoded by the coding sequence GTGACCGAAGCGCTCGTTTCGCTCCTGCGCGGCAAACGCGTCGTCGCGTTGACCGGCGCGGGCGTGAGCACGGAGTCCGGGATCCCCGACTACCGCAGCCCCGCCGCGCTCGCGCGCCCGCGGCGGCCGATCCAAGGGCCCGAGTTCGTGCGGAGCGCCGCGCTGCGCCGCCGCTACTGGGCGCGCGCGATGGTGGGGTGGACGCGGTTCCGCGCCGCCGAGCCGAACGACTCGCACCACGCCCTCGCGACGCTCGAGCGGAGCGGCGCCGTCGTCGGCCTCATCACGCAGAACGTCGACCGCCTCCACCACAAGGCCGGGAGCCGCAAGGTGGTCGAGCTCCACGGCGCGCTCGCCGACGTCGTCTGCCTCGAGTGCGGGCGCACCGAGGAGCGCGACGACGTGCAGGCGCGGATGCGGTCCGAGAACCCGGGCTGGATCGACGGCCCGGTCCCGCTCGCGCCCGACGGCGACGCCGAGCTCCCCGACGCGCTCGTGGAGCGCTTCGTCCCGCCGGCGTGCCACGTCTGCGGCGGCGCGCTCAAGCCGGACGTCGTGTTCTTCGGGCACAACGTGGCGAAGCCGGTCGTGGACCGCGCCTTCGCGCTGCTCGACGAGGCGGAGGCGCTCCTCGTCGCGGGGACGTCGCTCGCGGTGTTCTCCGGCTACCGCTTCCTCGTGCGCGCGGCGGAGCGCGGGATGCCGATCGCGATCGTGAACCGTGGCCCCGTGCGCGGCGAGGAGCGCGCGCACGCGAAGCTCGACGCGCCGGCGGGCGAGGCGCTCTCGGCCCTCGCGCACGCCATCGCGCGGGTATGA